The nucleotide sequence ATCAGGCATAATCACATCGCACACGTGTTTTTCAAGTATGGAACGAATTCCGAAACGGGTGTAATGGCGTTCTCCTACACAAATAGCCACGTCCGAAGGGATTCTTTCGCGCATGGCCCGAAGGGTTGAAGAGCTTTCGGGGCCTGCTGGTTCTTCATACCAGGTGATGTCAAGTTTAGCCAGCCGTTCGGCCATTTTTACGGCTACACGGTAGTTCAACATGGCATGCGTCTCGATCATAATATCAAATTCCGGACCTACCGCATCTCTTACCGCTTTGGATACGTCGAAAGCCAGATCCTGCTGTTTGGCGGTGAGGGTTAAGTTTGAAGACAAATCTTCTCCATACAGGTAGTTTGTGTGTGCGAATGGATCAAACTTAAGGCCGGTGAATCCCGCTTCTTTTACCTTGAGAGCCTGTGCCGTATAGTCTTCCACATTATGCCCCCCTCCGGTAAACCAGTAGTTTGCATAAAGAAGTATGTTTTTACGGTAAGCACCACCCAAAAGCTCGTAACAGGGAACACCCAAAACTTTCGCTTTCAAATCCAGTAAAGCCATATCAATGCCACTGATGGCACACATGCTGGCGCCATAGGGGCCAATCCAGTTTAAATCCCGGTAAAGCTTTGTCCAGATAAAATCTGTCCGCATGGGGTCCAGTCCTATAATTCTTTCTCCAATGTGTTTGGCTGCGCCGTAAACAACCGGGCTTCCCGGCCAGTTTGTAGCTTCACCAACACCTGTGTATCCTTCGTCTGTATAAATTTTAAGTAATGTCCAGTTGTACTTAACGCCTTGTACCAACCAGACTTTTACGTCCGTAATTTTCATATATTTTGTTTTTTTTGAATCTTAATTCTTCCAGATTACATAATGCCAAATTTGTCGAAAGCTTCTCTTGAAGGCATTCCTTCTTGTATTTTTTTAAGCACCACCCGTTCGCCTCTTGCTTTTTCGAGGGATTTGGTGATTACTTCCTCTTCAATGCTTCGTGGAATAACACATACTCCGTCCACATCCCCAATAATAATGTCTCCATCATTTATAAGAACACCTTCCATATCAATGGGAACGCGGAAGTCAATTACTTTTCCTCTCGGAGCCTGATCCTGTGCATACGGACCATAAGAAAAACAAGGGAAATCAAGGGCAAGAATCCCTTTTGTGTCTCTGGAGTAGCCATTCACTACAGCACCTGCGGCCTTACAGGCGATAGCCCGTGCGCTCATCAATTCTCCCCACAAAGCATAGGCGGGAGAGGAGCCGGAACAAATGTATATTTCGTCTTCCTTCAAATCGTCTAAAGCTTCGAGCATAAGACCAAATGATTTTTTGAGCAAGGGATTGCTTCCGCCAGACGTGGCGTTTTCCAATACATCTGTTTCCAAAACGGTCATTGCGCGTCCGACAACGAACATATCATCCCGCAGGGGGCGGATGCGCGGGGGAAGAAACTGGCGCGTGTATCCTAACTTGTCCATAATATCTCCGATTACGGCGGTATACAGTTCCTCTTTAATTAGAGCGAACAATGATTTATCCTCTTTCCATTCCTTCATGGTGTGTTATTTATATGATTTTATTTGTTTTTTATAGTACACAAAAGTATATAATACGATTAAATAGATGTTTAGAAACTCTTCCTATATAATTATGCCTTAAGGACCATATATTAGTAATATGTGTAAAAAACGGAACAAATAAAATAAATATATGACCTGGAATTTTTTAAGGTGTTATTATCGATTTGTAATCTCTTTTGGAGATATACCCATCTGTTGTTTAAACACGCGGGAGAAATACTGAGGAGACTTGTATCCGCATGTGAAACAGATCTCTTTTACGGAGAGTTCCGTATTTTTAAGTAAATCAATCGCTTTGTTAATTCGAATTTGATTGAGGTAATCAAGTGGCGAGATGTTAAGATGCTGTGCAAAGAGCTTTCTTAAGTATCTTTCTCCAATTCCGGCTTGCTGTGCCACATCTTCCATTGTTATATCGGTATGAAAATTCATACGCAAATATGAGATTGCCTTTTTTAAGCTTTCGTTTGTGCAAATTGGAAGATAGGCTTCGTCCATATGTCGGTAAATAAGAATCAACAACTCTGCGTAATACATGATAACTAAGTATTGATAATATTTATTTTTAGAATTTAGTTCATTAACGATACGTTGTACTGCCCGCATAATTCGAACATTATTGACAATTTTAATAAGATGATTGGCTTCCGAAAAGATTGTGACAGGAGTCAAACCTATGCTTGTCATATTCTCTGAAGAATCAAATTTTGAAAAAATTTCGGGAAGAAACTCCAGTTGCATCAGTATTGTTCCTTCCGCTCCCGCTTCGAACGAGTGTTTTACATTTGAACAAATAATCATTATTTCGTTTTCACTGAAGCAGACACTTTCGTTTTCCAGCCTA is from uncultured Macellibacteroides sp. and encodes:
- a CDS encoding RraA family protein → MKEWKEDKSLFALIKEELYTAVIGDIMDKLGYTRQFLPPRIRPLRDDMFVVGRAMTVLETDVLENATSGGSNPLLKKSFGLMLEALDDLKEDEIYICSGSSPAYALWGELMSARAIACKAAGAVVNGYSRDTKGILALDFPCFSYGPYAQDQAPRGKVIDFRVPIDMEGVLINDGDIIIGDVDGVCVIPRSIEEEVITKSLEKARGERVVLKKIQEGMPSREAFDKFGIM
- a CDS encoding AraC family transcriptional regulator; translated protein: MNTNSLFTSLEEIVRNLEKKRLADVFRFVSFKPFEKFGPHQHVRIEINYVKKGNCILRLENESVCFSENEIMIICSNVKHSFEAGAEGTILMQLEFLPEIFSKFDSSENMTSIGLTPVTIFSEANHLIKIVNNVRIMRAVQRIVNELNSKNKYYQYLVIMYYAELLILIYRHMDEAYLPICTNESLKKAISYLRMNFHTDITMEDVAQQAGIGERYLRKLFAQHLNISPLDYLNQIRINKAIDLLKNTELSVKEICFTCGYKSPQYFSRVFKQQMGISPKEITNR
- a CDS encoding mandelate racemase/muconate lactonizing enzyme family protein; this translates as MKITDVKVWLVQGVKYNWTLLKIYTDEGYTGVGEATNWPGSPVVYGAAKHIGERIIGLDPMRTDFIWTKLYRDLNWIGPYGASMCAISGIDMALLDLKAKVLGVPCYELLGGAYRKNILLYANYWFTGGGHNVEDYTAQALKVKEAGFTGLKFDPFAHTNYLYGEDLSSNLTLTAKQQDLAFDVSKAVRDAVGPEFDIMIETHAMLNYRVAVKMAERLAKLDITWYEEPAGPESSSTLRAMRERIPSDVAICVGERHYTRFGIRSILEKHVCDVIMPDITRCGGPSEMKRMATMAEAYNVLIAPHNPNGPLSTLASSHVCAAIPNFFRQEFMFNDVEWRDTVIDHPISDMVYDGHLHLSDRPGLGVDLIEEEMEKHPGIVSNPPANFYI